The following are from one region of the Deltaproteobacteria bacterium genome:
- a CDS encoding histone H1 → MAKKKPAAKKPAVKKAPAAKKPAAKKTTAAKKPAAKKPAAKKPAAKKPAAKKTASATRSASVRRKKPARRKVAPRSAARKKTVKSSAVKRA, encoded by the coding sequence ATAGCCAAGAAGAAACCAGCTGCTAAGAAGCCAGCTGTTAAAAAAGCGCCAGCTGCTAAGAAGCCAGCGGCAAAGAAAACCACGGCTGCTAAGAAGCCAGCCGCCAAAAAGCCAGCCGCAAAGAAACCGGCTGCTAAGAAGCCAGCGGCAAAGAAGACAGCTAGTGCTACTCGTTCAGCTTCAGTGCGTCGAAAGAAACCAGCTCGACGCAAGGTAGCACCTCGCTCTGCGGCACGTAAGAAGACTGTTAAGAGCAGTGCTGTAAAGCGAGCATAA
- the ychF gene encoding redox-regulated ATPase YchF, whose protein sequence is MGFNCGIVGLPNVGKSTIFNALTSAQAESANYPFCTIDPNTGIVSVPDVRLEILAKVANSKQIIPTKIEFVDIAGLVKGASKGEGLGNQFLGHIRDVDAIIHVVRCFEDSNIVHVNGSVSPVDDIEVIETELMLADLMSVERRIDRVAKTAKGGDKAAIQELEKLNLALECLQAGKMLNGNVPAEKLEGLGLLTSKPVLYLANVSEDAPNYCPDENTKGSLGELVRYLKRRLGGSTSLPLVVVSARVEEEISQLDVDERKAFLEELGILKSGLDRLILAGYNLLNLITFFTVGPKETHAWTCAKGTTAPQAAGKIHTDFEKGFIRAEVIGFDDYVRYGGEVGAKEKGAMRVEGKSYLMQDGDIVHFRFNV, encoded by the coding sequence ATGGGTTTTAATTGTGGCATTGTTGGTTTGCCCAATGTCGGAAAATCTACAATTTTCAATGCACTGACATCTGCTCAGGCCGAATCGGCAAATTATCCGTTTTGTACGATAGATCCCAATACTGGGATCGTTTCTGTGCCCGATGTTAGGCTAGAAATATTGGCAAAAGTGGCCAATTCAAAGCAGATTATCCCCACTAAAATTGAGTTTGTCGATATTGCTGGTCTCGTTAAGGGAGCTTCGAAGGGAGAGGGTTTGGGGAATCAGTTTTTGGGCCACATTCGCGACGTAGACGCCATTATTCATGTGGTTAGGTGCTTTGAGGACAGCAATATAGTTCATGTTAATGGTTCAGTTTCGCCAGTTGATGATATCGAGGTGATAGAGACGGAGTTGATGCTGGCGGACTTGATGTCAGTAGAGCGACGCATTGACCGCGTGGCAAAGACGGCTAAAGGTGGCGATAAAGCGGCAATTCAGGAACTAGAGAAGTTAAATCTGGCACTGGAATGTTTACAGGCAGGAAAAATGTTAAACGGGAATGTTCCTGCCGAGAAGCTCGAGGGCTTAGGTCTACTCACTAGTAAGCCAGTTCTCTATTTGGCAAACGTTTCAGAAGATGCGCCAAATTATTGTCCTGATGAAAATACTAAAGGCTCCTTGGGCGAGCTCGTGCGATATCTCAAACGGCGACTCGGTGGTTCTACTAGCCTTCCTCTAGTAGTTGTTTCAGCTCGTGTTGAAGAGGAGATTTCGCAGCTAGATGTAGATGAGCGCAAGGCGTTTTTGGAGGAGTTAGGCATACTCAAATCAGGTTTGGATAGGCTCATTCTAGCTGGGTATAACTTGCTGAATTTAATAACGTTTTTTACGGTAGGGCCCAAGGAAACACATGCTTGGACATGTGCTAAAGGGACGACGGCGCCGCAGGCGGCTGGCAAGATTCACACTGATTTTGAGAAGGGCTTTATTAGAGCTGAGGTAATAGGTTTTGACGACTATGTTCGATATGGTGGAGAGGTTGGAGCGAAGGAGAAAGGAGCTATGCGCGTCGAGGGCAAGAGCTATCTAATGCAGGATGGAGACATTGTTCATTTCCGGTTTAACGTCTAG